One Solanum pennellii chromosome 9, SPENNV200 DNA segment encodes these proteins:
- the LOC107031481 gene encoding probable leucine-rich repeat receptor-like protein kinase At2g33170 isoform X1 translates to MMSGDFESRSGLVFLIWISALLAAVLLLVSPAEGLNQEGMYLLELKKNFQDPYNYLGNWNPNDETPCGWVGVNCTSDYNPVVQSLYLGSMNLSGTLSSSIGGLEHLAYLNLPYNQLTGNIPKEIANCSKLQSLQLHYNTFYGPIPAELYNLSNLKDVNISSNMISGPIAEEFGKISSLVTFVAYTNNLTGPVPRSIGNLKNLTIFRVGQNAFSGSLPTEIGGCESLESLGLTQNCLEGNIPKELGMLSKLKELVLWGNQFSGYIPKELGNLTQIQLLALYQNNLIGDIPAEIGKLKNLMKLYLYRNGLNGSIPREIGNLSMATEIDFSENFLKGEIPVEFGQIKSLRLLFLFQNQLEGVIPDELTTLKNLISLDLSINHLTGPIPFGFQYQRELVQLQLFENSLTGTIPQRLGIYSRLWVLDLNNNQLTGRIPPFVCQNSNLILLNLASNKLHGYIPSGVLKCDSLVQLRLNDNRLTGTFPSELCKLINLSAVELGQNQFTGPIPPDIGYCQKLQRLDFSGNSFNHLPREIGNLTRLVTFNVSANLLTGPIPPEIRNCKALQRLDLSKNRFTDVIPDDIGSLSQLERLLLSENKLSGKIPAALGSLSHLTELQMGSNLLSGEIPSELGNLSGLQIAMDLSNNNLSGSIPPNLGNLILLEYLYLNNNHLSGEIPSTFGNLTSLLGIDFSYNDLTGPLPDIPLFRNMDISSFIGNKGLCGGPLGECNASPAYDANNPPRVESADSPRAKIITAVAGVIGGVSLVLIVVILYYMRQHPVEMVATQDKDLESSDPDIYFRPKEGFTFQDLVEATNNFQDCYVLGRGAVGTVYKAVMQSGQTIAVKKLASNREGNNIDNSFRAEILTLGKIRHRNIVKLYGFCYHQGSNLLLYEYMARGSLGELLHSTSCRLDWPTRFMVAVGAAQGLSYLHHDCKPRIIHRDIKSNNILIDEKFEAHVGDFGLAKVVDMPQSKSMSAVAGSYGYIAPEYAYTMKVTEKCDIYSYGVVLLELLTGKAPVQPLEQGGDLVTWVKHYVRNHSLTPGVLDSRLDLEDVITVSHMLTVLKIALMCTSMSPYDRPSMREVVLMLIESDEQEGNFISSPVYDLPLKDNSF, encoded by the exons ATGATGTCTGGAGATTTTGAATCAAGAAGTGGTTTGGTTTTTCTAATTTGGATAAGTGCTTTGTTGGCTGCTGTACTATTGCTGGTTTCTCCTGCAGAAGGATTGAATCAGGAAGGAATGTACCTTCTTGAATTGAAGAAGAATTTCCAGGATCCGTATAACTATTTGGGGAATTGGAATCCAAATGATGAAACTCCTTGTGGTTGGGTAGGTGTGAATTGCACTTCTGATTATAATCCAGTAGTGCAATCTCTTTATCTGGGCTCTATGAATCTTTCAGGCACGTTGAGTTCTAGCATTGGTGGTCTTGAACATTTAGCTTATCTTAACCTGCCTTACAATCAACTCACCGGGAACATTCCCAAAGAGATTGCAAATTGCTCAAAATTGCAGTCTCTCCAGCTccattataatactttttacggTCCGATTCCTGCTGAACTGTATAACCTGTCTAATTTGAAGGATGTGAACATTAGCAGCAACATGATCTCTGGTCCTATTGCTGAGGAGTTTGGGAAAATCTCGTCTCTAGTTACTTTTGTTGCATACACCAATAATCTTACCGGTCCAGTGCCTCGATCTAttggaaatttgaaaaatttgacAATATTTCGAGTGGGGCAGAATGCATTTTCTGGAAGTTTACCTACAGAGATAGGTGGTTGTGAGAGCTTGGAATCTCTTGGTCTAACACAGAATTGCCTCGAAGGAAACATACCGAAAGAACTTGGCATGCTTAGTAAGTTGAAAGAGCTTGTGCTTTGGGGAAATCAGTTCTCTGGTTATATTCCAAAGGAACTTGGAAATTTAACACAAATTCAATTGCTTGCTTTATATCAGAACAACCTGATTGGAGATATTCCTGCTGAAATAGGTAAACTGAAAAATTTGATGAAGTTATACCTATACCGGAATGGATTAAATGGTAGCATTCCAAGGGAGATTGGAAATCTTTCTATGGCAACAGAAATTGATTTCTCAGAGAACTTTCTGAAAGGAGAAATTCCAGTTGAGTTTGGCCAAATAAAAAGTCTGAGACTGTTGTTTCTTTTCCAGAATCAGCTCGAAGGCGTTATACCAGATGAACTTACTACTTTAAAGAACTTGATTAGTCTTGATTTGTCAATTAATCACCTAACAGGTCCTATTCCATTTGGTTTTCAGTATCAAAGGGAATTGGTTCAGTTACAGCTTTTTGAGAATTCTTTAACTGGTACTATTCCTCAACGTCTTGGCATTTATAGTCGACTTTGGGTGCTTGATTTAAATAACAATCAACTCACAGGAAGAATTCCTCCATTCGTTTGTCAGAATTCCAATTTGATTTTGCTGAATCTTGCATCAAATAAGTTGCACGGATATATTCCATCCGGTGTTCTTAAATGTGATTCATTGGTGCAACTTCGTCTGAATGATAACAGGCTAACAGGGACATTTCCTTCTGAGTTGTGCAAATTGATAAACCTGTCTGCTGTTGAACTGGGGCAGAACCAGTTCACTGGTCCAATACCTCCTGATATTGGATATTGCCAGAAGTTGCAGAGGCTTGATTTCTCAGGCAATAGTTTCAATCATTTGCCAAGGGAGATAGGAAATCTTACCAGGCTTGTGACGTTCAACGTCTCAGCAAATTTGCTCACTGGACCAATACCTCCAGAAATTCGGAACTGCAAGGCACTACAAAGACTGGATCTCAGCAAGAACAGATTTACTGATGTTATACCTGATGACATTGGTAGCTTGTCGCAGCTAGAACGTCTTTTGCTTTCAGAGAATAAGTTATCTGGAAAGATACCAGCAGCATTGGGGAGCCTCTCTCATTTGACTGAGCTGCAGATGGGCAGTAATCTACTGTCAGGTGAAATACCATCGGAGTTGGGTAATCTTAGTGGCTTACAAATTGCAATGGATCTTAGCAACAACAATCTCTCTGGAAGTATACCACCTAACCTTGGTAATCTTATCCTATTAGAGTACCTTTATCTCAACAACAATCATTTGAGTGGTGAAATACCAAGCACATTTGGAAACCTGACAAGTCTCTTGGGCATTGACTTCTCATACAATGACCTGACTGGACCACTGCCGGATATACCACTCTTTCGGAACATGGATATCAGCAGCTTCATTGGAAACAAAGGTCTTTGTGGTGGGCCTCTAGGTGAATGTAATGCATCTCCAGCTTATGATGCCAATAATCCTCCTAGAGTCGAGAGTGCAGATTCTCCTCGAGCAAAGATTATTACTGCAGTTGCCGGTGTAATTGGTGGAGTTTCTCTTGTTTTGATTGTGGTAATTTTGTACTATATGAGGCAGCATCCAGTTGAGATGGTTGCAACCCAGGATAAAGACCTGGAATCTTCAGATCCAGACATTTATTTCCGTCCGAAAGAGGGGTTCACTTTCCAGGACTTGGTTGAGGCTACAAACAATTTTCAGGATTGTTATGTTCTTGGAAGAGGAGCCGTTGGAACAGTTTACAAGGCAGTCATGCAGTCTGGACAAACGATTGCAGTCAAGAAGCTTGCTTCTAACAGAGAGGGTAATAACATCGACAATAGCTTCCGTGCAGAGATCTTAACTCTAGGAAAGATTAGGCATCGTAACATCGTAAAGCTATATGGCTTTTGCTATCATCAGGGTTCTAATTTACTTCTCTATGAGTATATGGCCAGAGGTAGCTTGGGTGAACTGCTTCACAGTACTTCTTGCAGATTGGATTGGCCAACTCGCTTTATGGTGGCTGTTGGAGCTGCTCAAGGACTTTCTTACTTACATCATGATTGCAAGCCCCGGATCATCCACCGTGATATAAAGTCCAATAATATTCTAATTGATGAGAAGTTTGAAGCTCATGTTGGTGATTTTGGTTTGGCAAAAGTTGTTGATATGCCTCAATCTAAGTCGATGTCTGCAGTTGCTGGCTCATATGGCTACATAGCCCCTG AATATGCTTACACCATGAAAGTTACGGAAAAATGTGATATCTATAGTTATGGGGTAGTCCTTTTGGAGTTGCTAACTGGAAAAGCACCCGTACAGCCCTTAGAACAAGGCGGTGATCTTGTCACATGGGTGAAGCATTATGTTAGGAACCATTCATTGACACCAGGGGTACTCGATAGCCGATTGGATTTGGAAGATGTAATTACTGTTAGTCATATGCTTACAGTTCTTAAAATTGCTCTAATGTGCACTAGCATGTCCCCGTATGATCGTCCTTCAATGCGCGAGGTTGTTCTGATGCTGATTGAGTCTGATGAGCAAGAAGGGAACTTTATCTCATCTCCAGTTTATGATCTCCCTCTGAAAGATAATTCCTTCTAG
- the LOC107031428 gene encoding retinoblastoma-related protein 1, with amino-acid sequence MNMEELKNHSNSEENGSVDSLEVRFTDFCKNGLSMGESFMVEARKLFMDSKHLLLSNNAAIGAITPEEVERYWFVFVLFSVKRLSENEARNSSNGNEGNGFDLCQILRGAKLNVLDFFKELPQFIVKVGPVLSNLYGSDWEKRLQAKELQTNFVHLSLLSKYYKRAYQELFLSSDNNEVNQSATSNSIVLLPQYYRFGWLLFLSLREHAFSRFKDLVTCTNGLVSVLAILIIHVPVCFRNFNINDSPRFVKKGDKVDLLVSLSSIYQTSIDDLRETMDKVNNLITVKLKKELCLASECRAKNLDNIDADGLTYFENLLEESSLSSSICILEKDYNDAIQNKGELDERIFVNDEDSLLGSGSLSGGAVNMNGIKKKFDAMASPTKTITSPLSPYRSPGASNVNSNPNCGNSKMAATPVTTAMTTARWLRTVIAPLQAKPSPELERFLSACDRNVSADVIRRAHIILEAIFPSSGPGEHCAAGSLQSTSLMDNIWAEQRRSESLKLYYRVLQTMCVAESQILHATNLTSLLTNERFHRCMLACSAELVLATHKTVTMLFPAVLERTGITSFDLSKVIESFIRHEESLPRELRRHLNSLEERLLESMVWEKGSSMYNSLTVAKPSLSAEINRLGLLAEPMPSLDAIAMHINPSLGNLPPVPPLQKSDLAPNGHICDIRSPKRLCTEYRSVLVERNSFTSPVKDRFLALTNIKSKFPPPLQSAFASPTRPNPGGGGETCAETSINVFFGKIVKLAAVRINGMIERLQLSQQIRETVYCLFQKILSQRTSLFFSRHIDQIILCSFYGVAKISQLNLTFKEIIYNYRKQPQCKPQVFRSVFVDWTSARHNGKTGSEHVDIITFYNEMFIPSVKPLLVELAPAGNEQKNNHVEKTKNDGQGPASPRPSSFPSLPDMSPKKVSAVHNVYVSPLRSSKMDALISHSSKSYYACVGESTHAYQSPSKDLTVINNRLNGNRKLRGALNFDDVDAVGLVSDSIVANTLYLQNGNCISSPRAAVKTEQPEP; translated from the exons ATGAATATGGAGGAGCTGAAGAATCATTCGAATTCTGAAGAGAATGGTTCGGTGGACTCTCTTGAAGTTCGATTTACTGATTTCTGCAAG AATGGATTGTCGATGGGTGAGAGTTTTATGGTAGAAGCTAGAAAGCTGTTTATGGACAGTAAACATCTTTTACTGTCAAATAATGCTGCTATTGGAGCTATAACG CCGGAGGAAGTTGAACGGTATTGGTTTGTGTTTGTTCTGTTCTCGGTGAAGAGATTAAGTGAGAATGAAGCTAGGAATTCGAGTAATGGGAATGAAGGAAATGGATTTGATCTATGCCAAATTCTGCGAGGGGCAAAACTCAA TGTTCTAGACTTCTTCAAAGAATTACCACAGTTTATTGTTAAAGTTGGTCCAGTATTAAGCAACCTATATGGTTCAGATTGGGAGAAGAGACTTCAG GCAAAGGAATTGCAGACCAACTTTGTGCATTTGAGCCTTTTAAGCAA GTACTACAAGCGCGCATATCAGGAGCTGTTTTTGTCAAGTGATAACAATGAAGTAAATCAATCTGCTACTTCTAATTCGATTGTCCTCTTGCCACAATATTATCGTTTTGGCTGGTTGCTTTTTCTTTCACTTCGCGAACATGCATTCAGCCGCTTCAAGGACCTTGTGACATGCACAAATGGTTTAGTTTCTGTGCTG GCAATCTTAATAATACATGTGCCTGTCTGCTTCAGAAATTTCAACATCAATGACTCCCCACGATTTG TTAAGAAAGGAGACAAAGTGGACTTGCTTGTTTCATTAAGCAGCATTTACCAGACCTCGATAGATGACTTAAGGGAGACCATGGACAAAGTTAATAATCTAATAACAGTAAAGTTGAAGAAGGAACTTTGTTTGGCTTCAGAATGCAGGGCAAAGAACCTGGACAATATCGACGCAG ATGGTTTGACGTATTTCGAAAATTTACTGGAGGAATCATCTTTATCGTCAAGTATATGTATACTGGAGAAGGATTACAATGATGCGATTCAGAACAAAGGTGAATTGGATGAGAGGATTTTTGTCAATGATGAGGATAGCTTGCTGGGGTCAGGGAGCTTGTCTGGAGGTGCAGTCAATATGAATGGAATCAAG AAGAAATTTGACGCAATGGCTTCCCCAACAAAGACAATTACAAGCCCACTATCTCCTTACCGTTCTCCTGGTGCTTCCAATGTTAATAGCAATCCAAATTGTGGTAACTCAAAGATGGCAGCTACCCCTGTAACTACAGCGATGACAACTGCCAGGTGGCTGCGTACCGTCATAGCTCCACTACAGGCAAAACCTTCACCGGAGCTGGAGAGATTTTTGTCCGCCTGTGATAGGAATGTATCAGCTGATGTGATCCGGAGGGCTCACATTATTCTGGAGGCTATATTTCCAAGTAGTGGTCCTGGGGAGCATTGTGCGGCTGGGAGCCTGCAAAGCACGAGCTTAATGGACAACATATGGGCAGAGCAACGTAGATCTGAGTCTCTGAAGTTGTATTATAGGGTTCTGCAGACTATGTGTGTCGCAGAATCCCAGATTTTGCATGCGACCAATTTAACTTCGTTGCTAACCAATGAGAGGTTTCATAGATGTATGCTTGCCTGCTCAGCTGAACTAGTTCTTGCCACTCACAAGACAGTTACTATGTTGTTTCCAGCTGTTTTGGAGAGAACAGGAATTACATCTTTTGATCTCAGTAAGGTGATAGAGAGCTTCATCAGGCATGAAGAAAGTCTTCCTCGAGAACTGAGACGCCATTTGAATTCACTTGAAGAACGACTCTTGGAGAGCATGGTTTGGGAAAAGGGCTCTTCAATGTACAACTCTTTGACTGTTGCAAAACCATCACTTTCTGCAGAAATTAATCGCCTGGGCCTGTTGGCTGAACCGATGCCATCCTTGGATGCTATTGCAATGCACATTAACCCATCTTTGGGGAATTTACCACCAGTGCCGCCTTTACAGAAGAGTGACTTGGCCCCTAATG GTCATATCTGTGATATCCGGTCACCGAAGAGATTGTGTACTGAATATCGTAGTGTGCTGGTTGAGCGAAATTCCTTCACATCACCTGTGAAGGATCGTTTTCTGGCTCTCACCAATATAAAGTCAAAGTTTCCTCCACCTTTGCAGTCTGCGTTCGCAAG TCCAACAAGACCAAACCCTGGTGGTGGAGGGGAAACATGTGCTGAGACATCCATCAATGTATTCTTTGGCAAG ATTGTGAAGTTGGCTGCTGTCAGAATCAATGGCATGATTGAGCGGCTACAGCTTTCTCAACAAATAAGAGAGACTGTATATTGCCTTTTTCAGAAGATTCTCAGTCAGAGGACAAGTCTTTTCTTCAGCAGACATATTGACCAGATCATCCTTTGCTCTTTCTATGGAGTTGCCAAG ATTTCACAACTTAACTTGACATTCAAAGAAATCATATACAACTACCGAAAGCAACCTCAGTGCAAACCACAAGTTTTTCGAAGTGTTTTTGTTGACTGGACATCAGCGCGTCACAATGGG AAAACAGGTTCAGAACATGTGGATATCATCACGTTCTACAATGAAATGTTTATTCCTTCTGTTAAGCCATTATTAGTTGAGCTTGCACCTGCTGGAAATGAGCAAAAGAATAACCATGTTGAAAAAACCAAGAACGACG GTCAAGGTCCAGCATCCCCCAGACCATCTTCATTTCCCAGTCTCCCCGACATGTCTCCAAAGAAAGTATCTGCTGTTCATAATGTTTATGTCTCCCCGCTGCGATCATCGAAG ATGGATGCGTTGATTTCCCATAGCTCTAAAAGCTATTATGCTTGTGTGGGAGAAAGCACTCATGCTTATCAGAGCCCCTCAAAAGATTTGACAGTAATCAACAACCGCTTGAATGG CAATCGGAAGCTCAGAGGCGCTCTTAATTTTGATGACGTTGATGCTGTGGGCTTGGTTAGTGATTCCATAGTTGCCAACACCCTTTACCTTCAAAACGGGAACTGCATATCATCACCTCGTGCAGCTGTGAAGACTGAGCAGCCCGAGCCCTAA
- the LOC107031481 gene encoding probable leucine-rich repeat receptor-like protein kinase At2g33170 isoform X2 gives MISGPIAEEFGKISSLVTFVAYTNNLTGPVPRSIGNLKNLTIFRVGQNAFSGSLPTEIGGCESLESLGLTQNCLEGNIPKELGMLSKLKELVLWGNQFSGYIPKELGNLTQIQLLALYQNNLIGDIPAEIGKLKNLMKLYLYRNGLNGSIPREIGNLSMATEIDFSENFLKGEIPVEFGQIKSLRLLFLFQNQLEGVIPDELTTLKNLISLDLSINHLTGPIPFGFQYQRELVQLQLFENSLTGTIPQRLGIYSRLWVLDLNNNQLTGRIPPFVCQNSNLILLNLASNKLHGYIPSGVLKCDSLVQLRLNDNRLTGTFPSELCKLINLSAVELGQNQFTGPIPPDIGYCQKLQRLDFSGNSFNHLPREIGNLTRLVTFNVSANLLTGPIPPEIRNCKALQRLDLSKNRFTDVIPDDIGSLSQLERLLLSENKLSGKIPAALGSLSHLTELQMGSNLLSGEIPSELGNLSGLQIAMDLSNNNLSGSIPPNLGNLILLEYLYLNNNHLSGEIPSTFGNLTSLLGIDFSYNDLTGPLPDIPLFRNMDISSFIGNKGLCGGPLGECNASPAYDANNPPRVESADSPRAKIITAVAGVIGGVSLVLIVVILYYMRQHPVEMVATQDKDLESSDPDIYFRPKEGFTFQDLVEATNNFQDCYVLGRGAVGTVYKAVMQSGQTIAVKKLASNREGNNIDNSFRAEILTLGKIRHRNIVKLYGFCYHQGSNLLLYEYMARGSLGELLHSTSCRLDWPTRFMVAVGAAQGLSYLHHDCKPRIIHRDIKSNNILIDEKFEAHVGDFGLAKVVDMPQSKSMSAVAGSYGYIAPEYAYTMKVTEKCDIYSYGVVLLELLTGKAPVQPLEQGGDLVTWVKHYVRNHSLTPGVLDSRLDLEDVITVSHMLTVLKIALMCTSMSPYDRPSMREVVLMLIESDEQEGNFISSPVYDLPLKDNSF, from the exons ATGATCTCTGGTCCTATTGCTGAGGAGTTTGGGAAAATCTCGTCTCTAGTTACTTTTGTTGCATACACCAATAATCTTACCGGTCCAGTGCCTCGATCTAttggaaatttgaaaaatttgacAATATTTCGAGTGGGGCAGAATGCATTTTCTGGAAGTTTACCTACAGAGATAGGTGGTTGTGAGAGCTTGGAATCTCTTGGTCTAACACAGAATTGCCTCGAAGGAAACATACCGAAAGAACTTGGCATGCTTAGTAAGTTGAAAGAGCTTGTGCTTTGGGGAAATCAGTTCTCTGGTTATATTCCAAAGGAACTTGGAAATTTAACACAAATTCAATTGCTTGCTTTATATCAGAACAACCTGATTGGAGATATTCCTGCTGAAATAGGTAAACTGAAAAATTTGATGAAGTTATACCTATACCGGAATGGATTAAATGGTAGCATTCCAAGGGAGATTGGAAATCTTTCTATGGCAACAGAAATTGATTTCTCAGAGAACTTTCTGAAAGGAGAAATTCCAGTTGAGTTTGGCCAAATAAAAAGTCTGAGACTGTTGTTTCTTTTCCAGAATCAGCTCGAAGGCGTTATACCAGATGAACTTACTACTTTAAAGAACTTGATTAGTCTTGATTTGTCAATTAATCACCTAACAGGTCCTATTCCATTTGGTTTTCAGTATCAAAGGGAATTGGTTCAGTTACAGCTTTTTGAGAATTCTTTAACTGGTACTATTCCTCAACGTCTTGGCATTTATAGTCGACTTTGGGTGCTTGATTTAAATAACAATCAACTCACAGGAAGAATTCCTCCATTCGTTTGTCAGAATTCCAATTTGATTTTGCTGAATCTTGCATCAAATAAGTTGCACGGATATATTCCATCCGGTGTTCTTAAATGTGATTCATTGGTGCAACTTCGTCTGAATGATAACAGGCTAACAGGGACATTTCCTTCTGAGTTGTGCAAATTGATAAACCTGTCTGCTGTTGAACTGGGGCAGAACCAGTTCACTGGTCCAATACCTCCTGATATTGGATATTGCCAGAAGTTGCAGAGGCTTGATTTCTCAGGCAATAGTTTCAATCATTTGCCAAGGGAGATAGGAAATCTTACCAGGCTTGTGACGTTCAACGTCTCAGCAAATTTGCTCACTGGACCAATACCTCCAGAAATTCGGAACTGCAAGGCACTACAAAGACTGGATCTCAGCAAGAACAGATTTACTGATGTTATACCTGATGACATTGGTAGCTTGTCGCAGCTAGAACGTCTTTTGCTTTCAGAGAATAAGTTATCTGGAAAGATACCAGCAGCATTGGGGAGCCTCTCTCATTTGACTGAGCTGCAGATGGGCAGTAATCTACTGTCAGGTGAAATACCATCGGAGTTGGGTAATCTTAGTGGCTTACAAATTGCAATGGATCTTAGCAACAACAATCTCTCTGGAAGTATACCACCTAACCTTGGTAATCTTATCCTATTAGAGTACCTTTATCTCAACAACAATCATTTGAGTGGTGAAATACCAAGCACATTTGGAAACCTGACAAGTCTCTTGGGCATTGACTTCTCATACAATGACCTGACTGGACCACTGCCGGATATACCACTCTTTCGGAACATGGATATCAGCAGCTTCATTGGAAACAAAGGTCTTTGTGGTGGGCCTCTAGGTGAATGTAATGCATCTCCAGCTTATGATGCCAATAATCCTCCTAGAGTCGAGAGTGCAGATTCTCCTCGAGCAAAGATTATTACTGCAGTTGCCGGTGTAATTGGTGGAGTTTCTCTTGTTTTGATTGTGGTAATTTTGTACTATATGAGGCAGCATCCAGTTGAGATGGTTGCAACCCAGGATAAAGACCTGGAATCTTCAGATCCAGACATTTATTTCCGTCCGAAAGAGGGGTTCACTTTCCAGGACTTGGTTGAGGCTACAAACAATTTTCAGGATTGTTATGTTCTTGGAAGAGGAGCCGTTGGAACAGTTTACAAGGCAGTCATGCAGTCTGGACAAACGATTGCAGTCAAGAAGCTTGCTTCTAACAGAGAGGGTAATAACATCGACAATAGCTTCCGTGCAGAGATCTTAACTCTAGGAAAGATTAGGCATCGTAACATCGTAAAGCTATATGGCTTTTGCTATCATCAGGGTTCTAATTTACTTCTCTATGAGTATATGGCCAGAGGTAGCTTGGGTGAACTGCTTCACAGTACTTCTTGCAGATTGGATTGGCCAACTCGCTTTATGGTGGCTGTTGGAGCTGCTCAAGGACTTTCTTACTTACATCATGATTGCAAGCCCCGGATCATCCACCGTGATATAAAGTCCAATAATATTCTAATTGATGAGAAGTTTGAAGCTCATGTTGGTGATTTTGGTTTGGCAAAAGTTGTTGATATGCCTCAATCTAAGTCGATGTCTGCAGTTGCTGGCTCATATGGCTACATAGCCCCTG AATATGCTTACACCATGAAAGTTACGGAAAAATGTGATATCTATAGTTATGGGGTAGTCCTTTTGGAGTTGCTAACTGGAAAAGCACCCGTACAGCCCTTAGAACAAGGCGGTGATCTTGTCACATGGGTGAAGCATTATGTTAGGAACCATTCATTGACACCAGGGGTACTCGATAGCCGATTGGATTTGGAAGATGTAATTACTGTTAGTCATATGCTTACAGTTCTTAAAATTGCTCTAATGTGCACTAGCATGTCCCCGTATGATCGTCCTTCAATGCGCGAGGTTGTTCTGATGCTGATTGAGTCTGATGAGCAAGAAGGGAACTTTATCTCATCTCCAGTTTATGATCTCCCTCTGAAAGATAATTCCTTCTAG
- the LOC107029715 gene encoding uncharacterized protein LOC107029715 — protein sequence MKNNSAIKFLKHVISVLSTLTKSKSTAIKSKTEAIKAKLMVLSLLKSKKLSLSGLGTKAISHKIHSLLGHKDQDHEDENNKAIVLVYNHAPEVGEDHVHYQHNEANEEILLLSNGENYDYDDDKYPDLTHSLFDEEDEYLGDPNASAIDMVRNFKEEEGENFVLEDEIDNVADLFIKKFHKRMRLQKLESFKRYQEMLQRST from the coding sequence ATGAAGAACAACTCAGCAATTAAATTCCTAAAACATGTCATTTCAGTACTATCCACACTAACCAAATCAAAATCAACAGCCATCAAAAGCAAAACTGAGGCAATAAAAGCTAAGTTAATGGTCTTATCATTGCTCAAATCCAAGAAACTCTCTTTATCTGGCCTAGGAACTAAGGCCATTTCTCACAAGATTCATTCACTATTAGGCCATAAAGATCAAGATCACGAAGACGAAAACAATAAGGCCATTGTACTAGTCTACAACCACGCCCCTGAAGTCGGTGAAGATCATGTACACTATCAGCATAACGAGGCTAACGAAGAGATACTACTATTAAGCAATGGAGAAAACTAcgattatgatgatgataagtATCCGGATTTAACACATTCATTGTTCGATGAAGAGGACGAGTACTTAGGTGATCCAAATGCATCAGCTATAGACATGGTAAGGAATTTCAAAGAGGAAGAAGGAGAGAACTTTGTGCTTGAAGACGAGATCGATAACGTTGCAGACTTGTTCATCAAGAAGTTTCACAAAAGGATGAGATTACAAAAGCTTGAATCTTTCAAGAGGTATCAAGAAATGCTTCAGAGAAGCACTTAA